The genomic stretch GAGAAAGGGCTATGCAGTGTTGAAGCGTAGTAGGTAGTAGGGAGAAGGCAGAGAGCACTAAGTTTGGAGGTGCTACTCAGAGGCTATGCAGCTTCATACCCATAAAACAAATCGTTTTAGATAAGGTTTGGGttaaacattgagaatataaatcatgaataacttttaagttgttgagttcgAAAATATGAAAccgtatgaatagatttgtcttgaaaaatactttcataaaaatatatctatatcactttttgataaatatttttataaaaacaagaagtcaaaGTTAGACTTTAGAAACCATGTCATTGTCCAAAACAACTTAttttatgggtatggagggagtactattttAGCCTCATCAAAATAGACCATCTAagaatggatgctcttaacatATACCCTCGATTCTTCTCTAATATAACTAAATAAACTAAATGATAAAAAAATAAGAGAATAAATTATCTATTTAATTCATTAAATTATATATTAGAGAAGAATTGCATGTACCCATTTAgaggtccatcccatccttAAGACCACCCAACCTCACCGAAATAGACACGCCAACGGTCAACAACGCCTGGAGGCACCAGATTTCTCAGGTGGCCTCACCATTGTTTTCCGATGGGTACCGAACGAGTGCAGCCCTTTTGCCGATGGCTCTATTTGGGCTGGAATCATACCATACCAATGAAGTAATAAGTGAATGAAGTCGATTCTCACAAACCACGGTATTATCTAATCGTTAAATTTCTTCATGTTTGAACATTATCAAGCGCACATTTCAATTTGTATATATTATGGCGCTTGAAAACTACACTTAACCTGTCCCAAAAACATTGGGGTTAATCCTCATCTTTCCTGGGAGACTTGAAATTAGCAAcaggatgacgacggcttcatGAGCTCACGGTCGTATCCATCTTGGAGGCTTCTTCGATGCCCTTGAAGGCCACACGGAGCTTCCTCAATGAGGACACTTTCTTCCCGTTGTTCTCTGCCATGCCCGTGGCATGGACAGTGGTGTATGGGACCTCTTTGAGGAGCTCAAACATGGGAACGCTCAGGTTTGGCCGTGTCATCTGCTCCAGCACCTCCGGTGACTGCATGTACAGGTTGTTACCTTCGTGGGTCACGCTGGCTTTTGACATCCGCAACGTGGGGTGCTCTTCAAGCATCTTGATGAACTGTCAATCAGGCAACAGGCTTTAGACAGATCAAACAGCAGATAAATAAAGTGGTCACCGGGAAACGTTTCCATAAATGTATGCAAACCAACCATTGAGTTACCCTTAACTCCTTGAGCTCATATATAATATGGCACCTTAAATTAGCAAATAGAGTAAATTTCAGAAACCTACAGCTATTGTTTGACATgtgtatgaaaaagttatgacttATGTGGCATGTTATAAAAACTACAACAATTTTGGCAGTCTAAGAAACCTGCAGCCTTAGACCAACCCCACATGTTCACTTCATGTAGCCATGTTGCATGCCATGAGGCCGAACATAGTCATGCGGCCACAAAGCTGTAATTTTTTTATACATATGTCAAAATAGTTATAGGTTTTTGAATAGGAACTAAAACTTGTAGTTAATTGATAAAAATGTCCAAatagttctagttttgtgaaattTACTCTACCAAATAATATATCCAGGTAATACTGTCCTTTTAGGGTTGTTATATGATGATTGTGATCATAGATGCATGTCTATCTGTATATATGCAATATAGATAGAATCTATTGCATGCTTAAAACATTTCATATCTATGTTCCTTCCACAACTTCATCCATAGCATGTACTAGAATACATGAATCAATCTACAACAGACTAGCATACACAATTGACATGGCATGGAatatgaggagttttaataagGTAATCCTGGTGAAAGAAATTGCTCATGCAATAACAATTTTCCTCCACTGACATGGGTTTATGAGGTCATTGGCACTCACATCTGAAAGAGTAGATGTTGTATCCAGCTCAATAAGGGTACCAGGCCCACATACAAGGCAATCTTTGTCTCTGATAAACTCAGTTACTTTAATGTGAGTTCCTTCCAGACCATTGTACCTGCAAATAGACATAATAATCACTAGTTGTCTCTAACCCTGATAAGAAACACATTGGATTCagaaataattgttaaataaagttAACAGCAGTAGCACCTAGGAGGATAACAATTAACTAACAATTAACGTGGTTTCAAGAAATATAGTGATCAGTGAAAAGAGGACATGAACAAATCAAGCATATATGCAGAGTGGCAATGCaaaactcaaataataaaataataaactcAGCACCACAGACTTACTTATATTAAAGGCCTCTACGCTGGAGTTGAACTACTTTAAACTCATTTCCTTCAATCTACGAAATCACTCATGTGATTCCTTCAATCTACTTATAGCATCCAAGATGAGAACCATTGTTTATTGATATTTTTTCTCATTTAAATTCCTCTCGAGTTTATTTCCATTTTTTTCACAGAATggtgtttggtgtactgttaaTGTATCAGGACGACTGCAATAAAATCACTACAGATGCATGCTCATTCAGATAATACATTTATCTATCTAAGGCCCACTGTTTCTCTCAAAATTTGCATGTGCATTGTTTATCGCCACACATGATTGCATCTATATATTGTATCTTGAAAAGTTTGCCAGCTTATTGCCCAAATTAAAGTGTTCTACTGAGtatttaccaaataaaaatCTAACATGTAGTATACTAAGGATTCATTATTGGTCAAATATGCAaagtaaaaaaagagagagaaataaGATTGTAGGTCAGTTTTCCGGTGGCACAGGATTCAATTAAATGATGAAACAAAAACAACATAAGTTGTGAATGTGATCGCTTGTGCTACTTGGGCTGAAGCTGCATACATTCCAACTGCTGCTGCTAGCCTGCTACTGCTTAGCAGCTTAAATATGTGCAGCTACAGCTGCAGCCACAACCCAAATAGCACAGTTGATCAGGCTAATATGGGTTATAAGACAATGGAAATCAACTTTTACAGTAACTATGGGTTATGAAACAATGGAACTCACGTGAGATAGTTTGACACACTTTTGCTGCACCCAGAAATAAGCTTGAAGGCTTCCAATGCACAAGCAGCTGATATAATTGCATTTGTTGATGCAATGGCTGGGATTATATTTTTGACAACACCCTGAAATTCACAAAAAGTAGCGGGTACTACATATGTCATTGTCCCATGAATAGACTTTTCAAGTAGAAAGTTGTGCATCACATTAAAAGCTAAATTCCACTGTCCAACTAATGGAGAATTCGAACCAGTAGGCATATCAACTAAACATAGAACAAAATGACAAGAGTATAACACTAACAAAATAAAGATTAAGATTCCAGATACTAGTAAGCACCAAAATCAAAACAGGCCGCATATTGAAATAATTTATTTCCTTTCAAATATGTGATTCTCTAGGCATACTAAAACCAAAGCACTATCTATAACATCCACAGAGAATAAGTTTCAGACCTATTGAGCAAATGGCACAGAAACTTTTATGATAAAGAATATGATTCAATTCTGTGGAAACAAAAGGTCAAGTGCCAACAAGTAGAAACATGATTGTCTAAAACAAAACTAATAAACAGGtaaactaagagcatctccaagagtaccTAATAATTTCTCCCCAAAATGATGATGTTTTCCAATTCCAACTCGCCAAAAAGTATTGCAAGGAATAAATAAGGTCATCTCCAGCCATTTCTAATAATTTACTCCTAAAATATCAAATCTCGGTCCCACAGGAATTTTTCTTCGCGacagttttcttttttttgcgcTGACATCACTAGGGTCGCATCTACGTCGCCGCCGCCTGCCAGCACTCCACAGCCGCAACCTGGCCTGAAGGAGGCGAGGAGCCAACAGCCAGCCATCCTGCAGCAGGCACAGGCAACAGCAGCTTTGTGCTGGCCACCAGCAGCAGCTCCAGGCAGCCAGCAGCCCTCACCAGTCAGCAGCAGCAGGCACAGGCAACTGCAGCCGGTCAAGCAGCACTAGCCCCCTGTCAGCCAGCAGCAGCTGGCACACAGCAGACAACAAGCAGATCGCCCGGGGGGGACTCGCATGGACGAGGATACGTGCAAATCCTTATGCAGATGGAGGTGAGTTTTTCCAAGTTCTAAAAGATTGAGAGGTGAGATTTGGGAGCTGCTGGAGATGGGTTTTTTTTTCAATTGTACCAAAAATCCTAGATTGGGAGAGTGTATTGGGAACTCTTGGAGATAAGGACCATGTAAATTATGTAGAAAAAATAAATCGATGATGGAATCCATGTTGTGCACAAAGCAACAAATAAGCATATATGCCATAGCACTAAAACCAAAGATAAACTGCTAAACAGGAGAGATTTCATTTGAACCAGGGTAGAGCATATGCAGTTAACCAGTTACCATATTATAAGACATTTAAAACATAAGCAATAAGCAATTCCattacttagagcatctccaacaacttggtaaaattcacttgtcaaatcttgagttatagcaagttgctaatttgtttagcaaaagaaaaaaggattgtctccaataagttgctattctcacttggtaaaaatagaggatgacagatgggacccgctcacttggtaaaagaatatgtgtctccaacaagttgcgctcgggatagcaacttgggatagcaacttgacaaatctcggcagtagaaacctctggatagcaacttgggaaatttagcaagttgagataaggagttgttggaggagaatttttatgcttttagcaaatttggtaggatagcatgttgaaataccaagttgttggagatgctcttaatgGAACTAAGGAAGATATACCCCTAATTTAGAACCATTCTTATACTCAGACTTAGCTTTTTATATAACGCAAGTTGCCATAGAAGAGGATGATGAGCTATTCAGCAGTCCATTTTTCTTAATACCCAGGCCCAAATTGCTAGCTTCTTACTAGAACATAAAAATTAAATAGAACAGAATTGGATTGTTTAACATATTTACATGCAAAAGAGATTTAACACATTAAATTATGACTCCAGAGAAAAACTCAAGTTTGCACTAGAATTCATCTATCGTTGACAAATTAAAAAATCAACTGGAGAAAAGGAGAAGCAAAGTTTTTTTGATATTCTACATCATGGGTAAAACTGTCAATAAACAGAAAACAAACCTGTGTTAAAGAATATGTAACACCAGAAATACCGAAAAGCTCTGCTCTCTTTAAAGCCTGTATATGTATGTATGTCAAATGATTTACAAGCAGACTACTAATAAAATAAGTTACATGGCATTGCAATATAGATACCTCTGAATAAATCCACTGCATATGCTCTGCATCATCAGCATCAAAAGGTTTTCCAGGATGAACCTACAACAGTAAATATAACAGTTAGTAGTGTTGGGTCAGGGTATGGAGAGAAATAATGCGCACAGAAGAGTAGTACCTCATCCCATTTGATCAAGTGAGCATACTCAATGCAGTGAGCTGCAGTTCTTGGTGTCTCGGCGAGGGTACATAAAGGGAACTTAACCTGTGGAGGAAAAAGCCATATGTTGCATTCAAAGCAAGGTGTTTTTCCAGGTATAATGACTCTAGCATGTCCCTTGAAGCCCTCAGTTCCACCATCTACCATAGGTTTGACTGTCTCTTCGAGTGGATTGTCGTTTGAGTCATACTCTGCAATGTGAATGAATATATGGCACACCATTATGTTATGCGTGACATATTTTGAATTTTATATACTTTTAAGTATTCTCTGATCAACTGGGAAGTGAAAACATAAATAAAAGACAATAAAACAGCTACATTCGATGTCATGACCAGCAATAACAAACAAATGTAATCTGCACTGAGGACAAACAAGTGGCCACATAACCGAAACCTTGAGCTTATCTGACAGTGTATCAATTATCACTTGGCACAAAAATAACGATTTAAACAGCTATAAGCAACATTGACCATTGATCGTTTAGGTTAACATGGGGACAGGACACAGTTGATTGCTGTCATATTAATTTGTAAGTACGATGAATGTGCAAAAAAGAAGTTCATTGCAATTCTCAAGGCATAATGTTACAGCAAGTCAGCCACAATAGCACAGCACAAGGACATGTTGTCGTCTTGTAGACCTAAGGATCTCCTTTTAAACTCTATTACTCCGAGCAAGAGAATATATCTACAAAAAAATGGTATAGAAAAAACATACCTAAGAAACCACAAGCCACAGAATTGATATAGCTTCGAGCTTCAATTGAATCCAGACCGAGGACAATTATGTGGAACTGACTATAAAACTCTATTTCTTTATCTTCAATCCTGCAAAAATGAGGGACAATGTTCACCCCATTAACTCGCTCCATAACCCTCTTCGCTGCTACTTCAGCCTTGGACTTCCCGACATCTTGAACTCTGTACAACAGGACAGCCAGCTCCAGTTGAGACAATAAAAATGACAGGTAAATTTATACATAGTAAGTATATATGATATAAAGGCACACAATAGTTGCGACTCCAATGAAGTGATACTTCAGCTTATGTGatggcaaaaaaaaacaaattttagCCTCAATGTGAATTTAGAGCGAAAAATTCTTTCCCAACTCACTAAGACAAAGTGTCTTTTTAAGGATGCATTTTTCTAACATTGGGTGGAGAACAGTAGATCGTGTCTGGCAGAAAAAATACACACAAATTATGGTGTCCTGCAGCAAAGATCAGTTTTTCAGCATCTTTTGGCAAAAGCCAGATTTTTATGGCTTGTTTGGATACAAGAGCTAATTGCTAGCTAGCTAAAAGTTAGCTAAAATTAGTCCTAGTGCATCCAAACAAGAGGTCTAATAGGTGAGCTAATTCTTTAGCCAAGTCTTCAACTAGTTGTTAGCAAAGTAGCTAGCCAGGCCTATTTGGATCCAACCTACTAACAATTAGCAATATATTTAAATGCTAATTAGAAGATCCAAACATGAACTAGTttcaaaactaattgcataagcgGTGACTAATTGGTGAGACGAATCTATTAATCATAATTAGCCCATGATTAGCTCAGATGATGCTACATTAATCATgagctaatcatagactaattaagatTAATAGATTCGTCTCACCGGTTAGTCACCGCTTATGCAATTAGTTCACAATTAGTGTTTCTAATTAGCATCTAAACATACTGCTAAATTTTAGTGGCCAGGTTCCAAACAGACCTAGCCCAACTAGTAACTAACCCTCAGTGTGCCGAAAAATTCCATAAACCCTATCACCTCCCTCCAGCTCGCCAGATAAGCAACACGTGAGGATCCACTCGGGGAGGCCAATGGGGAACCGTACGGACCTGAAGAGGAACTGGCGATTGAGGTTGGATACGTCGATGGTGTCCATATCGATGACGTGCAGCTTCTTGAAGCCGGAGAGGGCCAGGTCCTTGAGGAGCTCGCAGCCGAGCCCGCCCGCGCCCACAACCAAAACCTCCACGAGGCTCCCCAGTAGGTCTCGCAGCTGCGCGCGCGGATCAACCAATGAGACCAATCACTTAAGCTTAGGGGTAAAAAAACGCCAGAAAGCAACGGAGGAGAGGAGGGATCGAGGGCAGGCCACTCACGCCGGGGCTGGGATCGAAGGAGGCCTCCACGAGGTTCCCGGGGCGGGAGAGGAGCATGTCGAGGTCACGCCACCGCTCGGGCTCCGTCGGCGCCGGCTGTTCCGCGTCAGGGGAGGCCATCGCGGCGGCGCGCTGGGTTTGGCTCGCCTCCTCTCGAGCAGCGGGGAGAAGGAATAAGGAGGAAGCTTTGATGGGTGTGGCGGAAGGGAGACGAAAGACGGGGAGAAAAAAACATGGACTTTGGGCCTGTTTATTATCCACCCTGGAGCAGCTCTAACTTGGATCCTGTTTGGGAGAGCTCCACCCTAGATCTGCTGGGCCGGCCCAATAACCATCCAATTGCAGCCCATGAGTACCACTTTGGGCTCGGTGCTGGGTCAACAGATCGACCGCAAGCGAGCTCGGCTTGTCCCAGAGCGGCCAGGGTCCGGCCTCCGGCGCGCGTGGGGAGGGGCAGGGGCAATCGGAGCGGGTgagggggtgggggtggggccGGCGCGAGCGCGAGCGCGGTCAGGGCGGCCGGGCGGGGCTAGCTCGACGTAGCGAGGGGCGAGCCGCGCGCGGCTGCGGAAGAACAGAACGGAGTCGCGGTGGGAAAGAGGAAGACGACAGAAAGAAAGAAGTAAACCGTTATTTTGTTGTGCCGTTTGGACAGTGGGATACAGAGGGGGATAGGAAAAGGAAAATGAATGAATGACTAAGATTAAATAAGCTATGAAAAACAGATGACTTGAATATAATATCTTCTATTCTTTTTCAATCTTCGTCTCCATCCGAACAAACCCACATGTATACAATGGAGGAAGGCACCGGTAGTTACCACCTAGCTTTACGGGAGAAacaatttgtttgtgatttaagAGCAAATTCTGAGCTACTCCACGAAATTCATAGATCTGGCCTTCAAATTCAGATTTTTGGGTGTTATCTCATGGAGTTGATATGTTTGGCTAGAAAATTAAGTTCTAGAGCTGTTTTTCTTGGTTCTAGAGCACTTGGAGCTGCCTCAAATAAGTCCTTTCTTGTGGACGGTTGGGATACATGATACGCTCAATCAGACGGCTAAGGTGGAAGTTGGCAATTGGCAACCTGGTTTTCTCTAGCTTCCTTATATTTCTTTCTAAGGGTAAGGACATTGCTACACGTTAGCGGTCTCATACTTCGTCTCATGCAATGCTATGTAGGATTTTGCCTATGTGGAGGAAAAGAGAAAAATAAGAAATAGGTCATCGTTTTGCGAAACAACCACCTCATGAGCTAATATTTAGGACTATAATATGACTATTATACCATTGTATGAATTGTTGTTGCTATGCACCTtacaagtttatttttattttatgtatAAGGTAAGGATGTGATTTACTACAAGATAACTTAAAAACAACTATTTTATATGCTATTTATTACGTCATCTTTAAATTATGTGGCACTAATTAAGTCCACCTATGAGACAACATCATGCTTGCACATCTCTATTTACCAACaatataagagcaactccaacaattTCCCATCTCTCCTTCCCATCCTTGGTTTTtaggaaaaatagaaaaaatatgtCTCCAACAGTTTCCCATCTGGGTTTCCTATTTTGGGAGAGATCGCAAAAACAATCTGAACCGGCGCATATTTCCGCGTGTTCAGAGCCGCGCATCGCGTCTCCCATCGCGACACATCGTCCTCCCGCGCGCCGTCACTTCTTCCCGAGCGCGCAATCCTCTTTCCCACGCGATAGCTCTGAGAGGATGGCctgctgaaaggtccttgtttggttttggtaattgagtgacaacttaggtagactaatagtgtttatgtgagatacacaggagattagtccacaggtgattatgtgatgatggaggagctcattgcatatgagacatgacatggagtcatgtgaccaaggtggagaatatcaagatgaggcttggctcgatggaccggttgcaagagtgaagggcaagtcgaaggctttgaagcgagggaccgcgtgtgacggtgaagcttgagcaagacttggcgccgatggaccgaggcaacggtgaagagcaagtgaggtcaagatcgatgaaccaatacggtcacgtgatgatatgaagtggatcatatcatttggtgattggttggtgcatgtgttgcatcaacattggagaagatgaaatggaaagcgcaaggcaaaggtataacctagggcatttccatttcaccggtcataggtgtgtagagaagtttatgaccggatttaggatagatggccgtactatcaagaggggcaaacttgtttgcatatcggtcatctagtgccacttgaacgatctaactttgcatacgtgttagaatcaagtggcgtggcaagttgagaggctaactcccttgcaaaaatgtttgtgaaaatgctaacacacttgcacaagtgttgtgacactttggtgttggcacatggaagcaagggaaggaGTTGGAGTTCGTTTCGCGCAGTGCTGTcaagccggacgcgtccggtatgaggtcggacgcgtccgagttgaggcaccggacgcggaaacagttttcgcatagagtccggtgtgctccgtccggtgaggtcgctttctcggtgaaactctctgagttcgcgtccggtgcacaccggacgcgtccggtgtgaactaggatgcgtccgagttagcgtccggtgcaaactcctcttgcagagctctctgggtgtgagtccggtgcacaccagaccgtccggtgtgtgcgtccggtgtggcgaccGGTGTTGGCTCAAGTTTGCGATGCTCCCTGAGTTTGGGTCCggtgcataccggacgcgtccggtgtgacatcggacgcgtccggtatttcaaAAGCGAAAGTCTGGTGCCCTGTCAATGTCagaggcaacggctagttttctaacggtcaagagcaccggacgctggtctggtcaataccggacgcgtccggtgtgaactaggacgcgtccggtgtggtcgacttttgtgcagtgaagggtaacggctagtttagcccttggggctataaatagaagttgtggccggccttggcttgtgctgagcacccttgggacttagtgtccatgcttggggagtgctaggaaagcctctaactgaaaggtcctaatatggctagagggggggtgaatagcctataaaaaaaatctacaaactcactagagcaagaggttagaaaataaacaagcgaagctttttgctctagctctaaaggggtgtttgcatgccacctacccaacaattctagttgctaagatcactaaccacacaagaactaagctacacgaGGCAAAGAAAGCAACTacactaattacactagtttgcggtaagtaagtatcggatgagatatttataccgccgtgtaggggatgaaccaatcaccaatataaacaatcaagcaccgggagaatgccaatcaaacacaattgagacaccgatttttctcccgaggttcacgtgcttgccggcacgctacgtccccgttgtgtcgaccaacacttggtggttcggtggctaagaggtgttgcacgaacctcgtccacactaggacaccacaagaacctacccacaagtgaggtaactcaatgacacgagcactttactagagttacctttcggctctccgccggggaaggtacaagacccctcacaatcaccgggagatggccacgaacaatcaccaactcgtgccaatcctcctccgctgctccaagccgtctaggtggcggcaaccaccaagagtaacaagaaaaccgcagctaaatcgatccccaagtgccactagatgcaatcactcaagcaaatgcacttggaatcactcccaatctcacaaagatgtataatctatgaaggagatgagtgggaggtgtttgcttaggctcacaaggatgtctagtatgttagaatgccaagagtgtgagccccaagccggccaaacacgtatatatagcccctcaaacaaatagagccgttggctctttcactgggcgaaatacggggtcaccggacgctcttaaaggggcaccggacgctcaacaccagcgtccggtgctccaacgtcagccgcgtgtcagagtctaacggtaacctgcagagcaccggacgcgtccggtgcacaccggactcatgcgcagagagctccacaaactcgcagggtcaccggacgcaagccactggacgcaccctgagcgtccggtgcacaccggacccatgcgcagagagggtcgcagaacgcccgcacaccggacgcgcaccaccggacgctcaagccagcgtccggtgcctatcgtccggtgccttactctagctgggccaggcactgtctgcaccggacactcagacttagcgtccggtgccccagaagctagcgtccggtgagtgtttcccgtgacttctccaaatttcccaccggcgcaatagaaaatatgcacttcattttctcaaaaagcgccgaatcccacctcgcaagctcggcgggagggagagaggaacccatcctctctctacccttcaaactccacctccttctcaaagtgtgccaacaccacaaagtgtgtaccaacaagtgcacgtgtgttagcattttgacAATcatttttcttcgaaggagttaagttagct from Sorghum bicolor cultivar BTx623 chromosome 3, Sorghum_bicolor_NCBIv3, whole genome shotgun sequence encodes the following:
- the LOC8074525 gene encoding NEDD8-activating enzyme E1 catalytic subunit encodes the protein MASPDAEQPAPTEPERWRDLDMLLSRPGNLVEASFDPSPGLRDLLGSLVEVLVVGAGGLGCELLKDLALSGFKKLHVIDMDTIDVSNLNRQFLFRVQDVGKSKAEVAAKRVMERVNGVNIVPHFCRIEDKEIEFYSQFHIIVLGLDSIEARSYINSVACGFLEYDSNDNPLEETVKPMVDGGTEGFKGHARVIIPGKTPCFECNIWLFPPQVKFPLCTLAETPRTAAHCIEYAHLIKWDEVHPGKPFDADDAEHMQWIYSEALKRAELFGISGVTYSLTQGVVKNIIPAIASTNAIISAACALEAFKLISGCSKSVSNYLTYNGLEGTHIKVTEFIRDKDCLVCGPGTLIELDTTSTLSDFIKMLEEHPTLRMSKASVTHEGNNLYMQSPEVLEQMTRPNLSVPMFELLKEVPYTTVHATGMAENNGKKVSSLRKLRVAFKGIEEASKMDTTVSS